Proteins from one Oenanthe melanoleuca isolate GR-GAL-2019-014 chromosome 1, OMel1.0, whole genome shotgun sequence genomic window:
- the COL8A1 gene encoding collagen alpha-1(VIII) chain, giving the protein MVMLLFPVQLLAVAATVYLELVRSAQGGAYYGIKQLPPQVPQYQPLGQQVPHMPLGKEGIPMQHLGKEMPHMPYGKEYPHLPQYRKEVPQMPMLGKDMAPKKEKEIPMRSLRGEQGPPGEPGPRGPPGPPGLPGHGVPGAKGKPGPQGYPGIGKPGLPGMPGKPGVMGPPGPRGEMGPKGEIGPMGIPGPQGPPGPHGLPGIGKAGAPGLQGQPGPKGEPGMKGPPGIPGIPGPKGEKGVGIPGLPGLKGPPGLPGPPGPVGLPGVGKPGMVGFPGPQGPLGKPGPPGELGLQGPPGAPGIQGPPGPPGIGKPGQDGMPGQPGFPGGKGEQGLPGLPGPPGLPGVGKPGFPGPKGERGVGGLPGPMGPKGEKGHAGPPGMGGPPGEPGQPGLPGIMGPPGAAGFPGPKGEGGAVGPPGPVGPKGEPGLQGFPGKPGFPGEVGGPGLRGLPGPTGPKGEAGHKGLPGLPGVPGLVGPKGEPGLPGAQGLQGPSGIPGIAGPSGPIGPPGLPGAKGEPGMPGPPGFPGVGKPGAAGLQGPPGKPGALGPPGQPGLQGPPGPPGPPGPPVIIPPTPPTAGQYLPEAGPGIDGVKPPYGYKGKKGKAGGVVYEMPAFTAELLTPFPRVGVPVKFDKLLYNGRQNYNPQTGIFTCEIPGVYYFAYHVHCKGANVWVALYKNNEPLMYTYDEYKKGFLDQASGSAVVQLTHGDKVYVQMPSEQAAGLYAGQYVHSSFSGYLLYPM; this is encoded by the exons ATGGTcatgctgctcttccctgtgcagctgctggcagtaGCTGCCACTGTTTACCTAGAACTGGTGAGGTCTGCTCAAGGTGGTGCCTACTATGGGATCAAGCAGCTGCCACCTCAGGTGCCCCAGTACCAACCCCTTGGACAACAAGTACCTCACATGCCACTGGGCAAGGAAGGCATCCCGATGCAGCACCTGGGCAAGGAGATGCCCCACATGCCCTATGGGAAGGAGTACCCCCACCTGCCCCAGTACAGGAAGGAGGTCCCGCAGATGCCCATGCTTGGCAAGGATATGGCTCCCAAGAAAGAGAAAG AAATTCCCATGCGCAGTCTGAGGGGTGAGCAAGGCCCCCCGGGCGAGCCTGGACCAAGagggccaccagggccaccaggATTGCCAGGTCATGGTGTACCAGGAGCCAAAGGAAAACCAGGCCCACAAGGATACCCAGGAATTGGAAAGCCGGGTTTGCCGGGGATGCCAGGAAAACCAGGGGTCATGGGGCCCCCAGGGCCAAGAGGGGAGATGGGGCCGAAGGGGGAGATCGGGCCCATGGGGATCCCTGGGCCGCAAGGGCCGCCAGGGCCTCACGGGCTTCCCGGCATCGGGAAAGCAGGAGCTCCGGGGCTGCAGGGGCAACCGGGGCCAAAGGGCGAGCCTGGCATGAAGGGGCCACCAGGAATCCCTGGGATCCCAGGGCCCAAAGGGGAGAAGGGGGTCGGCATCCCGGGTTTGCCGGGTCTGAAGGGTCCACCCGGGCTGCCTGGTCCCCCCGGCCCCGTGGGGCTGCCGGGGGTCGGCAAACCAGGCATGGTTGGCTTCCCCGGCCCGCAGGGACCCCTGGGCAAACCCGGACCCCCGGGAGAGTTAGGGCTGCAGGGGCCTCCAGGGgccccagggatccagggcccTCCCGGCCCGCCCGGCATCGGCAAACCAGGCCAGGACGGCATGCCTGGCCAGCCCGGCTTCCCGGGCGGCAaaggggagcaggggctgccgGGCCTGCCGGGCCCCCCCGGCCTCCCCGGGGTTGGGAAGCCGGGCTTCCCCGGGCCCAAAGGGGAGCGAGGTGTGGGTGGTCTGCCTGGCCCCATGGGCCCGAAGGGGGAGAAGGGGCACGCGGGGCCGCCTGGCATGGGAGGGCCACCGGGAGAGCCCGGCCAGCCGGGGCTGCCGGGCATCATGGGCCCCCCGGGGGCCGCCGGCTTCCCAGGACCTAAAGGGGAGGGGGGTGCCGTAGGGCCACCGGGACCAGTCGGCCCCAAGGGAGAGCCCGGCCTGCAGGGTTTTCCAGGAAAGCCAGGCTTTCCTGGGGAAGTGGGTGGCCCTGGGCTGCGGGGGCTGCCGGGCCCCACAGGACCCAAGGGGGAAGCCGGACACAAAGGCTTGCCGGGGCTGCCGGGTGTCCCAGGGCTCGTGGGGCCGAAGGGCGAGCCCGGGCTCCCCGGTGCCCAGGGGCTACAGGGCCCCTCGGGCATCCCGGGCATCGCGGGACCCAGCGGTCCCATCGGCCCCCCCGGGCTGCCAGGGGCCAAGGGCGAGCCGGGCATGCCCGGCCCCCCCGGCTTCCCTGGGGTAGGCAAACCCGGTGCTgcggggctgcagggacccccGGGAAAGCCTGGGGCGCTCGGTCCCCCCGGCCAGCCGGGGCTCCAGGGGCCGCCGGGCCCGCCCGGGCCCCCAGGGCCCCCGGTCATCATCCCGCCCACCCCGCCAACCGCGGGACAGTACCTGCCGGAGGCGGGGCCGGGCATAGACGGCGTCAAGCCCCCCTACGGCTACAAGGGCAAGAAAGGCAAGGCCGGCGGCGTCGTCTACGAGATGCCCGCGTTCACGGCAGAGCTCCTCACGCCCTTCCCCCGCGTCGGGGTGCCCGTCAAGTTCGACAAGCTCCTGTACAACGGCCGGCAGAACTACAACCCCCAGACGGGCATCTTCACCTGCGAGATCCCCGGCGTCTACTACTTCGCCTACCACGTGCACTGCAAAGGCGCCAACGTGTGGGTGGCGCTGTACAAGAACAACGAGCCGCTCATGTACACCTACGACGAGTACAAGAAGGGCTTCCTGGACCAGGCTTCGGGCAGCGCCGTGGTGCAGCTGACGCACGGAGACAAGGTTTACGTTCAGATGCCATCCGAGCAGGCGGCAGGACTCTATGCCGGGCAGTACGTTCATTCGTCTTTTTCAGGGTATTTATTGTATCCCatgtaa
- the ST3GAL6 gene encoding type 2 lactosamine alpha-2,3-sialyltransferase isoform X8, with the protein MNNGPVIGYEEDVGRRTTFRLSYPESIFSDPIHYDPNTTIVLIVFKPRDLKWLWEILGGQKVSAKGFWKKPALNMIYKSSQIRILDPSITRKTAYEWLHFPRRFPKKEKPKHPTTGLIAITLAFHICHEVHLAGFKYDFTDRNSSLHYYGNETMSQMMQNEYHNITAEQKFLKKLIDKNFVVNLT; encoded by the exons ATGAATAATGGCCCTGTGATAGGGTATGAAGAGGATGTTGGGAGGAGGACGACTTTCCGCCTTTCTTACCCGGAATCTATCTTCTCAGATCCCATCCACTACGACCCTAATACCACTATTGTTCTCATTGTCTTCAAACCCCGGGACTTGAAGTGGCTTTGGGAGATACTTGGTGGTCAGAAAGTA AGCGCAAAGGGCTTTTGGAAGAAACCGGCTCTGAATATGATCTACAAATCGAGTCAAATCAGGATTCTTGATCCCAGCATCACCAGGAAAACTGCTTATGAGTGGCTTCATTTCCCAAGGAGGTTTCCTAAGAAGgag aaaCCCAAGCATCCAACAACGGGACTAATTGCCATTACACTGGCATTTCACATATGTCATGAGGTCCACCTGGCAGGCTTCAAGTATGACTTCACAGACAGAAACAGTTCTTTGCACTACTATGGCAATGAAACCATGTCTCAGATGATGCAG AATGAGTACCACAACAtcactgctgagcagaaatTTTTGAAGAAGCTTATAGACAAGAACTTTGTGGTCAATTTGACGTGA